From Micromonospora echinospora, one genomic window encodes:
- a CDS encoding aminoglycoside phosphotransferase family protein, which yields MTAQEIPLHGGNVSTVVRVGDTVRRNAGPWTPAVHALLRHLEYVGFTGAPRAYGMDERNREVLSYLEGECGEYPLAPHWVTDEALVTVATMLRMFHDAQYGFVPPPGAVWRSFGPPPPDTEVICHHDAAPHNVIWRPDGTLGLIDFDLASPGARIYDVAYAAWTWVPIFSDRDSYTLGWKRPDRPRRLRLFADAYGLIPRDRHRLIRTIRKRIVDHVEGIRRMAAAGDPAFVRIVHKGHLRRPMRDLRLLDYERHALEWALR from the coding sequence GTGACCGCACAGGAGATCCCGCTGCACGGCGGGAACGTCAGCACCGTCGTCCGGGTGGGCGACACCGTCCGGCGCAACGCCGGACCGTGGACCCCGGCCGTGCACGCCCTCCTGCGCCACCTGGAGTACGTCGGTTTCACCGGCGCACCCCGGGCGTACGGCATGGACGAGCGCAACCGGGAGGTCCTGTCGTACCTGGAGGGGGAGTGCGGGGAGTACCCGCTCGCCCCGCACTGGGTCACCGACGAGGCGCTGGTGACGGTGGCGACGATGCTGCGGATGTTCCACGACGCCCAGTACGGTTTCGTCCCGCCGCCCGGCGCGGTCTGGCGCTCCTTCGGGCCGCCCCCGCCGGACACCGAGGTCATCTGTCACCACGACGCCGCCCCGCACAACGTGATCTGGCGGCCGGACGGCACCCTCGGGCTGATCGACTTCGACCTCGCCTCACCCGGCGCGCGGATCTACGACGTGGCGTACGCGGCCTGGACCTGGGTGCCGATCTTCTCCGACCGGGACTCCTACACCCTCGGCTGGAAACGCCCCGACCGGCCGCGCCGGCTGCGCCTCTTCGCCGACGCGTACGGGCTGATCCCCCGGGACCGGCACCGGCTGATCCGGACCATCCGCAAGCGGATCGTCGACCACGTCGAGGGCATCCGCCGGATGGCCGCCGCCGGGGATCCGGCGTTCGTCCGGATCGTGCACAAGGGTCACCTCCGTCGCCCCATGCGCGACCTGCGCCTGCTCGACTACGAACGGCACGCCCTGGAGTGGGCGCTGCGCTAG
- a CDS encoding alkaline phosphatase D family protein: protein MPSPRLLIGPLLRRVVGTRATVWVETSAPAVVRVRTADGAEGSASTFSAYDHHYALVVVEGLTPDHTSTYEVLVDDEVAWPEPRSPFPPSVIRTRAADDRDQPVRLVFGSCRETTQHSTARKLPPDALDAYARRLMADADGPDRPDLLVLLGDQVYADETSPTVRRLLRRRRRRPAGAPTDQVVSFDEYTKLYLESWRDPEIRWLLSTVPSVMIFDDHEIIDDWNTSAAWRAEMREQPWWAERIGSGLASYWVYQHLGNLSPDEIATDPLYTKVVAAGDATEVLREFGHRVDTESDLAHDTERWRAVQYQWSYALDLGRTRLVMLDNRCSRVLEPAQRAMLPPGEWAWFVDRAHGVYDHLVVGSSLPWLLPPGIHHVEAWNEKLASSRRPWVANASEKLRRALDLEHWAAFQRSFDALGALFARIGTGSPGTPGDRVGAGPAYAPPASISVLGGDVHHSYVARARFGDGMVTPVHQLTCSPIHNQVPAGMRPLMRLGWSAGPSAMVRALARSAGVRRSTVRWRKLNGPYFGNAVGTLLHREREAEVTIEGTTSDGRLHPVAYRRLTRER from the coding sequence ATGCCCAGTCCCCGCCTGCTCATCGGCCCGTTGCTACGACGGGTCGTCGGCACGCGGGCCACCGTCTGGGTGGAGACCAGCGCCCCCGCCGTGGTCCGGGTCCGCACCGCCGACGGGGCCGAGGGCAGCGCGTCCACCTTCAGCGCGTACGACCACCACTACGCGCTGGTCGTGGTGGAGGGGCTCACCCCGGACCACACGTCGACGTACGAGGTGCTGGTCGACGACGAGGTGGCCTGGCCGGAGCCACGCAGCCCGTTCCCGCCGAGCGTGATCCGCACCCGGGCCGCCGACGACCGGGACCAGCCGGTCCGCCTGGTCTTCGGCTCGTGCCGGGAGACCACCCAGCACTCCACCGCCCGGAAGCTGCCGCCGGACGCGCTGGACGCGTACGCCCGGCGGCTGATGGCCGACGCGGACGGTCCGGACCGCCCCGACCTGCTGGTGCTCCTCGGCGACCAGGTCTACGCCGACGAGACCTCGCCCACGGTGCGGCGGTTGCTGCGCCGACGGCGGCGACGGCCGGCGGGCGCGCCGACCGACCAGGTGGTCAGCTTCGACGAGTACACCAAGCTCTACCTGGAGTCGTGGCGCGACCCGGAGATCCGCTGGCTGCTCTCCACCGTGCCGAGCGTGATGATCTTCGACGACCACGAGATCATCGACGACTGGAACACCTCCGCCGCCTGGCGGGCCGAGATGCGCGAGCAACCCTGGTGGGCCGAGCGGATCGGCAGTGGCCTCGCCTCGTACTGGGTCTACCAGCACCTGGGCAACCTCTCGCCGGACGAGATCGCCACCGACCCGCTCTACACGAAGGTCGTCGCCGCCGGGGACGCCACCGAGGTGCTGCGCGAGTTCGGCCACCGGGTCGACACCGAGTCCGACCTGGCGCACGACACCGAGCGCTGGCGCGCGGTGCAGTACCAGTGGAGCTACGCGCTCGACCTCGGCCGGACCCGGCTGGTGATGCTGGACAACCGGTGCAGCCGGGTGCTGGAACCGGCCCAGCGGGCGATGCTCCCGCCCGGCGAGTGGGCCTGGTTCGTCGACCGGGCGCACGGCGTCTACGACCACCTGGTGGTCGGCTCGTCGCTGCCCTGGCTGCTGCCCCCGGGCATCCACCACGTGGAGGCGTGGAACGAGAAGCTCGCCTCCTCCCGCCGGCCCTGGGTCGCGAACGCCTCAGAGAAGCTGCGCCGGGCGCTGGACCTGGAGCACTGGGCCGCCTTCCAGCGCTCCTTCGACGCGCTCGGGGCCCTCTTCGCCCGGATCGGCACCGGCTCCCCCGGCACGCCCGGGGACCGGGTCGGAGCCGGGCCGGCGTACGCGCCACCGGCCTCGATCAGCGTGCTCGGCGGGGACGTGCACCACTCGTACGTGGCGCGGGCGCGCTTCGGCGACGGCATGGTGACCCCGGTGCACCAGCTCACCTGCTCGCCGATCCACAACCAGGTGCCGGCCGGGATGCGCCCGTTGATGCGGCTGGGCTGGTCGGCGGGGCCCTCGGCGATGGTCCGCGCGCTGGCCCGCTCGGCCGGGGTACGCCGCTCGACGGTGCGGTGGCGCAAGCTCAACGGCCCGTACTTCGGCAACGCGGTCGGCACCCTGCTGCACCGGGAGCGGGAGGCCGAGGTCACCATCGAGGGCACCACCAGCGACGGCAGGCTGCACCCGGTGGCGTACCGGCGACTGACGAGGGAACGCTGA
- a CDS encoding ammonium transporter, whose protein sequence is MPEAPTIDTGNTAWLLISSAIVLLMTPGLALFYGGLNRSKGVLNMIMMSFSAMGLVSVLWLFYGFSMAFGTDQGGVIGDVGQYLGTKTFMAETDLWGETGIPLYVFMAFQMMFAIITVALISGAISDRAKFSGWLLFAFGWATLVYFPVAHWVWGGGFIGAGLGALDFAGGTAVHINAGAAALALVLVLGKRLGWPKEAMKPHNVPMVALGTGLLWFGWFGFNAGSELTADATTAIAFLNTQVATAAAVLGWLVVEKIRDGRPTLVGASSGAIAGLVAITPACAFVAPWAAVLLGVVAGAVCALAVGLKYKLGYDDSLDVVGVHFVGGWIGCLWIGLFGTSSVSSLVTDEGLFYGGGVTQLGVQALSALIVTVYSFVVAFALGFVIQKTIGFRISAEDEVNGIDITEHAESGYDLSPSGGSAGGAFAMAGIGTPTATTPPKAAEPAPTTGVGEKVAG, encoded by the coding sequence GTGCCTGAAGCACCGACGATCGATACCGGCAACACCGCGTGGTTGCTGATATCGAGTGCGATCGTGCTGCTCATGACACCGGGTCTGGCGCTGTTCTACGGCGGTCTGAACCGGTCCAAGGGCGTGCTCAACATGATCATGATGAGCTTCTCGGCCATGGGACTCGTCAGTGTCCTCTGGCTTTTCTACGGCTTCAGCATGGCCTTCGGTACCGACCAGGGCGGCGTCATCGGTGACGTCGGTCAGTACCTCGGCACCAAGACGTTCATGGCCGAAACCGACCTGTGGGGCGAGACCGGCATCCCGCTCTACGTCTTCATGGCCTTCCAGATGATGTTCGCCATCATCACGGTCGCCCTGATCAGCGGTGCCATCTCCGACCGGGCCAAGTTCTCCGGCTGGCTGCTCTTCGCCTTCGGGTGGGCGACCCTGGTCTACTTCCCGGTCGCGCACTGGGTGTGGGGCGGCGGCTTCATCGGGGCCGGCCTCGGCGCGCTGGACTTCGCCGGTGGCACGGCGGTGCACATCAACGCCGGTGCCGCCGCGCTGGCCCTGGTGCTGGTGCTCGGCAAGCGGCTCGGCTGGCCCAAGGAGGCCATGAAGCCGCACAACGTCCCGATGGTGGCGCTCGGCACCGGTCTGCTCTGGTTCGGCTGGTTCGGCTTCAACGCCGGTTCCGAGCTGACCGCTGACGCGACCACCGCGATCGCCTTCCTCAACACCCAGGTCGCCACCGCCGCCGCCGTCCTCGGCTGGCTGGTCGTGGAGAAGATCCGGGACGGCAGGCCGACCCTGGTGGGTGCCTCCTCCGGTGCCATCGCCGGCCTGGTCGCCATCACCCCGGCCTGTGCGTTCGTCGCCCCGTGGGCGGCGGTCCTGCTCGGCGTCGTCGCCGGTGCGGTCTGCGCCCTCGCCGTCGGCCTGAAGTACAAGCTCGGCTACGACGACTCCCTCGACGTGGTCGGCGTGCACTTCGTCGGTGGCTGGATCGGCTGCCTCTGGATCGGTCTCTTCGGCACCAGCTCGGTCAGCTCGCTCGTCACCGACGAGGGCCTCTTCTACGGCGGCGGGGTCACCCAGCTTGGCGTGCAGGCCCTCAGCGCCCTGATCGTCACGGTCTACTCCTTCGTGGTGGCCTTCGCCCTCGGCTTCGTCATCCAGAAGACCATCGGCTTCCGGATCTCCGCCGAGGACGAGGTCAACGGCATCGACATCACCGAACACGCGGAGAGCGGCTACGACCTCTCGCCCTCTGGCGGAAGCGCCGGTGGCGCGTTCGCGATGGCCGGCATCGGCACCCCGACGGCGACGACGCCGCCGAAGGCAGCCGAGCCCGCACCCACCACCGGAGTCGGCGAGAAGGTCGCGGGCTAA
- a CDS encoding P-II family nitrogen regulator, with amino-acid sequence MKLVTAVIKPYQLDAVKEALHALGVAGLTVSEVQGYGRQKGHTEVYRGAEYTVEFLPKIRVEVLTDEIDVDKVVDAIVGAARTGKIGDGKVWVTAVEEVVRVRTGERGLDAL; translated from the coding sequence ATGAAGCTGGTGACCGCGGTCATCAAGCCGTACCAGCTGGACGCGGTGAAGGAGGCCCTGCACGCCCTCGGCGTGGCCGGCCTGACCGTCAGCGAGGTCCAGGGTTACGGCCGGCAGAAGGGGCACACCGAGGTCTACCGGGGTGCCGAGTACACGGTCGAGTTCCTGCCCAAGATCCGGGTCGAGGTGCTCACCGACGAGATCGACGTCGACAAGGTCGTGGACGCCATCGTCGGCGCCGCCCGCACCGGCAAGATCGGCGACGGCAAGGTCTGGGTGACCGCCGTCGAGGAGGTCGTCCGCGTCCGTACCGGCGAGCGCGGCCTCGACGCCCTCTGA
- the ftsY gene encoding signal recognition particle-docking protein FtsY: MADYLVVALVLLGVLLLSVAGLVVPKLRRRPEPRLPEAQAPTRVEDRPVAPPVEAPTGVVVEPPLVEVPPVVEVPPLEVPEPTAGRLVRLRSRLSRSQNVFGKGLLGLLSRDHLDEDAWEEIEDSLITADVGIDATREIVDRLRERTRVLGTRSATELRALLAAELVNALDPTLDRSLRTAPKEGMPAVVLVVGVNGAGKTTTCGKIARVLVADGRSVLLGAADTFRAAAADQLETWGGRVGAETVRGPEAADPASVAFDAVKRGIATGVDTVLIDTAGRLQNKIGLMDELGKVKRVVEKHGPIDETLLILDATTGQNGLEQARVFTEVVNVTGVALTKLDGTAKGGIVIAVQRKLGIPVKLVGLGEGKDDLAPFEPTQFVDALLGTEPLARDA, encoded by the coding sequence ATGGCGGATTACCTCGTAGTCGCACTGGTCCTGCTCGGTGTGCTGCTCCTGTCGGTCGCCGGCCTGGTCGTGCCGAAGCTGCGGCGGCGGCCGGAGCCCCGGCTGCCGGAGGCGCAGGCACCCACCCGGGTCGAGGACCGGCCCGTCGCCCCACCGGTCGAGGCGCCCACCGGGGTCGTGGTGGAGCCGCCCCTGGTGGAGGTCCCGCCGGTGGTGGAGGTGCCGCCGCTGGAGGTGCCCGAGCCGACCGCCGGGCGACTGGTCCGGCTGCGCTCCCGCCTGTCCCGCTCGCAGAACGTCTTCGGCAAGGGCCTGCTCGGCCTGCTCAGCCGGGACCACCTGGACGAGGACGCCTGGGAGGAGATCGAGGACAGCCTGATCACCGCCGACGTCGGCATCGACGCCACCCGGGAGATCGTCGACCGGCTCCGCGAGCGGACCCGGGTGCTCGGCACCCGCAGCGCCACCGAACTGCGTGCCCTGCTCGCCGCCGAGCTGGTCAACGCACTCGACCCGACGCTGGACCGCTCGCTGCGCACCGCGCCGAAGGAGGGCATGCCGGCGGTGGTGCTGGTGGTCGGGGTCAACGGCGCGGGCAAGACCACCACCTGCGGCAAGATCGCCCGGGTGCTGGTCGCGGACGGCCGCAGCGTGCTCCTCGGCGCGGCCGACACGTTCCGGGCCGCCGCCGCCGACCAACTGGAGACCTGGGGCGGCCGGGTCGGCGCGGAGACCGTACGCGGCCCGGAGGCGGCCGACCCGGCCAGCGTCGCCTTCGACGCGGTCAAGCGGGGCATCGCCACCGGGGTGGACACCGTCCTGATCGACACCGCCGGTCGGCTCCAGAACAAGATCGGCCTGATGGACGAGCTGGGCAAGGTCAAGCGGGTGGTGGAGAAGCACGGCCCGATCGACGAGACGCTCCTCATCCTGGACGCCACCACCGGCCAGAACGGCCTGGAGCAGGCCCGGGTCTTCACCGAGGTGGTCAACGTCACCGGCGTGGCGCTCACCAAGCTCGACGGCACCGCCAAGGGCGGTATCGTCATCGCCGTCCAGCGCAAACTCGGCATTCCGGTCAAGCTGGTGGGGTTGGGCGAGGGCAAGGACGACCTGGCCCCGTTCGAGCCGACGCAGTTCGTCGACGCGCTGCTCGGCACCGAGCCGCTCGCCCGGGACGCGTAA